Proteins from a single region of Geothrix sp. PMB-07:
- a CDS encoding LPS-assembly protein LptD, producing the protein MGRHLLLAALPAWLVAQELPRTPSLDPLEAPTPAELLPLRPFQMESGPGHSRVPFTWRGERVREEGDLWILEQGAIQAEGLLLLADRIVYRMSEGELSAEGHIRLEGPDLRLRCERLRMAWRQRSGEAWALQMDLPPSWTLRSGHVAFATLRTWSFDAVELSPCPEERPGWKSKLSSLKVDLDGFATLRNAHIYLGSIPTPYFIPWAVYPAQMERTSGLLPPKLGYSNTFGATVGLSHYQVFGDALDATFSPEYFSKEGMLWGGEARWNPDLTHQGSFSGETIHQRSLDTRRYRFNLKEVWQREDGWQLTADVNQASDNLVDADFGKGLGNLGATSFDSALYLGRSFTFGSLSLSAAEQRSFFFTKDQGDPFYSPEFPASLRRQTLPQGEFRFFPVAVLGPLYLDGGVRLGRFAYRIEGSAEAPERSYSWDRQDANTRLHGRLGQWGPFRADLEMMGRATHYSSSLEAPVFDPAAGVDGAVVNPATSPFQVDGAAATRYLFSSHLRFSGPQVGRSFKDVSLLGYTGELKHVVEPYFGFTETSRYGEAGTLPRFDILDSFPGVNESASGERSFEVGFKQHILGRGMSGSSFADLARLRIATRYHATPIILSDGRYKKGWSSVDTDLDVEPDETWRLSLRRSSEVGNGGSDNALSVDMKAQEGGRFNLAYFSTGINRFLVRQQGLQVGGLQRLWDDRVRLEFSANYDFKFKGFASSQVALAYVRPCVAYILKYTHVALNTALVSGGREDRVDFTLTLRGLGDLFSYRY; encoded by the coding sequence TTGGGGCGTCATCTGCTGTTGGCCGCCTTGCCGGCCTGGCTGGTGGCCCAGGAACTGCCGCGCACACCCAGCCTGGACCCGCTGGAGGCGCCAACGCCAGCAGAGCTTCTGCCGCTGCGGCCCTTCCAGATGGAAAGCGGGCCGGGGCATTCACGCGTGCCCTTTACCTGGCGTGGGGAGCGGGTTCGGGAGGAGGGCGACCTCTGGATTCTGGAGCAAGGTGCCATTCAGGCCGAGGGACTCCTGCTGCTGGCCGACCGCATCGTGTACCGGATGTCTGAAGGTGAGTTGTCTGCCGAAGGGCACATCCGCCTGGAAGGGCCCGATCTGCGCCTCCGCTGTGAGCGCCTGCGGATGGCCTGGCGGCAGCGCTCCGGCGAGGCCTGGGCTCTGCAGATGGATCTGCCTCCCAGCTGGACCCTGCGTTCCGGCCATGTGGCTTTTGCCACCCTGAGGACCTGGTCCTTCGATGCGGTGGAACTGAGCCCCTGTCCCGAAGAACGGCCAGGCTGGAAGTCCAAGCTCTCGAGCCTGAAAGTGGATCTGGATGGTTTCGCCACCCTGCGCAACGCGCACATCTATCTGGGCTCCATTCCCACGCCCTACTTCATTCCCTGGGCGGTCTACCCGGCCCAGATGGAGCGCACCTCGGGCCTGCTCCCCCCCAAGCTGGGCTACTCGAACACCTTTGGGGCCACCGTCGGGCTTTCCCATTACCAGGTGTTCGGCGATGCGCTGGATGCCACCTTCTCGCCGGAATATTTCAGCAAGGAGGGCATGCTCTGGGGCGGCGAGGCTCGCTGGAACCCGGACCTCACCCACCAGGGCAGCTTCTCGGGGGAGACCATTCATCAGCGCAGCCTGGATACCCGGCGCTACCGCTTCAACCTCAAGGAAGTCTGGCAGCGGGAGGATGGCTGGCAGCTCACCGCTGATGTGAACCAGGCATCGGACAACTTGGTGGATGCGGATTTTGGCAAGGGGCTCGGCAACCTTGGCGCCACCAGTTTCGATTCGGCCCTCTATCTGGGCCGCAGCTTCACCTTTGGGAGCCTCAGCCTGTCCGCGGCGGAACAGCGCAGCTTCTTCTTCACGAAAGATCAGGGTGATCCCTTCTACAGCCCCGAATTCCCAGCCTCCCTGCGGCGGCAGACCCTTCCCCAGGGGGAATTCCGCTTCTTTCCGGTGGCTGTGCTGGGGCCGCTCTACCTTGACGGTGGCGTCCGCCTTGGCCGTTTCGCCTACCGAATTGAGGGCAGCGCGGAAGCGCCCGAACGCAGCTACAGCTGGGATCGCCAGGATGCCAATACCCGGCTTCATGGGCGTCTCGGGCAATGGGGGCCCTTCAGGGCCGATTTGGAAATGATGGGGCGTGCCACGCACTACAGTTCCAGCCTGGAGGCGCCGGTCTTCGATCCGGCGGCCGGGGTCGATGGCGCCGTGGTGAACCCTGCCACCAGCCCCTTCCAGGTGGATGGCGCCGCCGCCACAAGATACCTCTTCTCCAGCCACCTGCGTTTCTCCGGCCCCCAGGTGGGCCGCAGCTTCAAGGATGTGTCCTTGCTGGGCTACACGGGTGAGCTGAAACATGTGGTGGAGCCCTATTTCGGCTTTACAGAGACCAGCCGCTACGGGGAGGCCGGCACCCTGCCGCGCTTCGACATTCTCGATTCGTTCCCGGGTGTCAACGAAAGCGCCTCCGGCGAGCGCAGCTTCGAAGTGGGCTTTAAGCAGCACATTCTGGGACGCGGAATGTCGGGGAGCAGTTTTGCTGACCTTGCGCGGTTGCGCATCGCCACCCGGTACCACGCCACGCCCATCATCCTCAGCGATGGCCGCTACAAGAAGGGCTGGTCCTCCGTGGACACGGACCTGGATGTGGAGCCGGATGAAACCTGGCGCCTTAGCCTGCGGCGCTCTTCGGAGGTGGGGAACGGCGGCTCTGACAATGCCCTCAGCGTGGACATGAAGGCGCAGGAAGGAGGCCGGTTCAACCTGGCCTATTTCTCGACCGGTATCAACCGCTTCCTGGTCCGCCAGCAGGGCTTGCAGGTGGGCGGACTCCAGCGGCTCTGGGACGACCGGGTGCGGCTGGAATTCAGCGCCAACTATGACTTCAAGTTCAAGGGCTTCGCTTCCAGCCAGGTGGCCTTGGCTTATGTCCGGCCCTGCGTGGCCTACATCCTGAAATACACCCACGTGGCCCTGAACACTGCCCTGGTTTCAGGAGGCAGGGAAGACCGCGTGGACTTCACCTTGACGCTGCGGGGGCTGGGGGATCTCTTCAGTTACCGCTACTAA
- a CDS encoding Rne/Rng family ribonuclease, whose product MNSKKTMLINATDPEEIRVATLIDGVLFDYDVEFLHNEKIKGNLYKAKVVRVDTSLQAAFVHFGGQKNGFLPLGELPRDLSGDGRRARIQDVLQRDQEILVQAVREELGSKGAMMTGQVSLAGRYLVITPGNPVNGISRKIEATEERRHFKQLIDTLDIPEDIGVIVRTASLGVTKEDFERDLEYLLDTYKEVLSRYKHRHGVGLVWQEDDVVTRTLRDTFSADVEEVQIDDLDTFHAAQSFFKRTMPQHLDVLKHYTGKKPLFSRHQLEEQIDRVYGRKVGLPSGGALVLDQTEALVAIDVNSGKTSGDGVEDMAFKTNMEAAEEVARQLRLRDLAGLIAIDFIDMKRDTHIRAVQDRLVDCLKADKARMEVGKINRFGVLVMTRQRIRPSLQHVNHESCPACAGTGKVKTIEAMALSVVRKLHGILAKGGIGEIRVKLAPAIATAVLNQKRRELTQMEEESEAKISIQADWSMSYGEMSAEIERSEEVPVEKPAPRPHREKGAPEDETVVLGGDSPISFDKALGVHGDGPKDAKKEAFKYDRRDLQRAALDERERLRALFESAKPEDDESEEGAEEAGEDVKGEGAKRKRRRRRRKGGADRGAEAQVQTGGLEPRPEPNQRAVESQPEPPKATPDLVASLLTPNPRPKFGQAQAAPAVEEVSKPKRTPRAKVASAPEAAPAPQVAAVVEAPVAEAPEKKKAAPKAKAPKTPAVKKAKAEKPAPEEAPKVKATRAKKAKVE is encoded by the coding sequence TTGAATTCCAAGAAGACCATGCTGATCAACGCCACCGATCCCGAAGAGATCCGGGTGGCCACTTTGATCGACGGGGTGCTGTTCGACTACGACGTCGAGTTCCTGCACAACGAAAAAATCAAGGGCAACCTGTACAAGGCCAAGGTGGTCCGGGTGGACACCAGCCTCCAGGCCGCCTTCGTTCATTTTGGAGGCCAGAAGAATGGCTTCCTCCCCCTGGGCGAGCTGCCCCGGGATCTGAGTGGCGATGGCCGCCGGGCCCGCATCCAGGACGTGCTCCAGCGGGACCAGGAGATCCTGGTTCAGGCCGTGCGTGAGGAACTGGGCAGCAAGGGCGCCATGATGACCGGCCAGGTGAGCCTGGCGGGCCGCTACCTGGTGATCACCCCCGGCAATCCGGTCAACGGCATCAGCCGGAAGATCGAAGCCACCGAGGAACGGCGCCACTTCAAGCAGCTCATCGATACCCTGGACATCCCCGAGGACATCGGCGTCATCGTGCGAACGGCCAGCCTGGGCGTGACCAAAGAAGACTTCGAGCGCGACCTGGAATACCTGCTCGACACCTACAAGGAAGTGCTCAGCCGCTACAAGCACCGCCACGGTGTGGGCTTGGTGTGGCAGGAGGATGACGTCGTCACCCGCACCCTGCGCGACACCTTCAGCGCCGATGTGGAGGAAGTGCAGATCGACGATCTGGACACCTTCCACGCCGCCCAGTCCTTCTTCAAGCGCACCATGCCGCAGCACTTGGATGTGCTGAAGCACTACACGGGCAAGAAGCCGCTGTTCTCCCGCCATCAGCTGGAAGAGCAGATCGACCGAGTTTATGGCCGCAAGGTGGGCCTGCCCAGCGGCGGCGCCCTGGTGCTGGATCAGACCGAGGCCCTGGTGGCCATCGACGTGAACAGCGGCAAGACCTCTGGCGACGGTGTGGAGGACATGGCCTTCAAGACCAATATGGAGGCCGCGGAAGAAGTGGCCCGCCAGCTGCGGCTGCGCGACCTGGCTGGCCTCATCGCCATCGACTTCATCGACATGAAGCGCGACACCCACATTCGTGCCGTCCAGGATCGACTGGTGGATTGCCTTAAGGCCGACAAGGCCCGCATGGAGGTGGGGAAGATCAACCGCTTCGGCGTGCTGGTGATGACCCGCCAGCGCATCCGTCCCAGCCTGCAGCACGTGAACCACGAGAGCTGCCCGGCCTGTGCCGGAACGGGCAAGGTGAAGACCATCGAGGCCATGGCCCTGTCCGTGGTGCGCAAGCTGCACGGCATCCTGGCCAAGGGCGGCATTGGCGAGATCCGCGTGAAGCTGGCCCCGGCCATTGCCACGGCGGTCCTCAACCAGAAGCGCCGTGAGCTGACTCAGATGGAAGAGGAGAGCGAGGCGAAGATCTCCATCCAGGCCGACTGGTCCATGAGCTACGGGGAGATGTCCGCCGAGATCGAGCGCAGCGAAGAGGTTCCCGTCGAGAAGCCCGCCCCCAGGCCCCATCGGGAGAAGGGCGCTCCTGAAGACGAGACCGTGGTGCTGGGCGGCGATAGTCCCATTTCCTTCGACAAGGCCCTGGGTGTGCATGGCGATGGCCCCAAGGACGCCAAGAAGGAAGCCTTCAAATACGATCGCCGCGACCTCCAGCGGGCGGCCCTCGATGAGCGTGAGCGCCTGCGTGCCCTCTTTGAAAGCGCCAAGCCCGAGGATGATGAGTCCGAGGAGGGGGCCGAGGAGGCTGGCGAGGATGTCAAGGGTGAAGGTGCCAAGCGCAAGCGCCGTCGTCGTCGTCGCAAGGGTGGAGCGGATCGCGGCGCCGAGGCCCAGGTGCAGACCGGGGGCCTGGAACCGCGCCCCGAGCCCAACCAGCGTGCTGTTGAATCTCAGCCCGAACCTCCCAAGGCCACGCCGGATCTGGTCGCCAGCCTGCTGACGCCCAATCCCCGGCCGAAGTTCGGCCAGGCCCAGGCCGCTCCGGCGGTGGAGGAGGTTTCCAAGCCCAAGCGCACCCCGCGCGCCAAGGTGGCTTCCGCGCCTGAGGCTGCTCCGGCTCCGCAGGTCGCTGCCGTGGTTGAGGCCCCTGTGGCCGAAGCTCCCGAGAAGAAGAAGGCTGCGCCCAAAGCGAAGGCCCCCAAGACCCCGGCTGTGAAGAAGGCCAAGGCCGAGAAGCCCGCCCCTGAGGAGGCCCCGAAGGTTAAGGCCACCCGGGCGAAGAAGGCGAAGGTCGAGTAG
- the kdsB gene encoding 3-deoxy-manno-octulosonate cytidylyltransferase: MRTLAVLPSRFQASRFPGKPLAPIAGKPMIQWVYEAARRAEGVHRVVVATDDDRIAACVTGFGGEAVMTDPALPSGTDRAAAALEALVERGESFDCVLNIQGDEPAMHPETVAAVVALMRDQPDLPMGTAACPFAQVDELFNPNAVKVVVSDLHRALYFSRSPIPYLRNSTVFEPDFRPWLKPEQLAFFQRHLGIYAYRPEALRAFTQLPPHPLEQFEMLEQLRALASGMPIGVAHTPFLSLGVDVPADVAAAEALLRERGLAV, translated from the coding sequence ATGCGAACCCTCGCCGTGCTCCCCTCCCGCTTCCAGGCTTCCCGCTTTCCGGGCAAGCCCCTGGCACCCATCGCCGGGAAACCCATGATCCAGTGGGTCTACGAGGCCGCCCGCCGGGCCGAGGGCGTGCATCGGGTGGTGGTGGCCACGGATGATGACCGCATCGCCGCCTGCGTGACGGGCTTCGGGGGCGAGGCTGTGATGACGGATCCCGCCCTGCCCTCGGGCACCGACCGCGCCGCGGCGGCCCTGGAAGCCCTTGTGGAGCGGGGGGAATCCTTCGATTGCGTGCTGAACATCCAGGGAGACGAACCGGCCATGCATCCCGAGACCGTGGCCGCCGTGGTGGCGCTTATGCGCGACCAGCCGGATCTGCCCATGGGCACCGCCGCCTGCCCCTTCGCCCAGGTGGATGAACTCTTCAATCCCAACGCCGTCAAGGTGGTGGTCAGCGACCTGCACCGGGCCCTGTACTTCAGCCGCAGCCCCATTCCCTACCTGCGGAACTCCACAGTCTTCGAGCCGGATTTCCGGCCCTGGCTGAAGCCTGAGCAGCTGGCCTTCTTCCAGCGTCACCTGGGCATCTACGCGTACCGACCCGAGGCCCTGCGGGCCTTCACCCAGCTGCCGCCCCACCCCCTCGAACAGTTTGAAATGCTGGAGCAATTGCGGGCCCTGGCTTCAGGCATGCCCATCGGCGTGGCGCATACGCCTTTTCTCAGCCTGGGTGTGGATGTGCCCGCTGATGTGGCTGCCGCCGAGGCGCTCCTTCGGGAACGGGGGCTCGCGGTCTAG
- the alr gene encoding alanine racemase encodes MNEEHLEPLKRHPEGRALRAEVDLGRIGRNLGRIRAAAGGREVWAVVKANAYGHGAVHVGRALAAAGTHGLAVSNLEEGLELRQGGIECPILVLGGLRPEALPAASAEGLSIAVVGPEHLRDYARALSSHPVRLHLKLDTGMGRFGLLPSELSECLEDLRQLSPWTDGVMGHFATADDPDQGFALRQRRVFDACLSQLSDAGIHPPQRHHGNSDACLRNLLDRDTHIRPGLALFGLTTVPEGRVLGLEPALALVAEVARVKTVPAGTTVGYGRTFVAPQPMQIATLACGYADGYRRDLGNRAVVGFKGRTFPVVGRVSMDYLTVALPGEVPVTPGDPMTLFSADPSEPHSVERLAQALNTIPYELTCALHRRITRRYFS; translated from the coding sequence GTGAACGAAGAACACCTCGAACCCCTGAAGCGGCATCCCGAGGGCCGGGCCCTCCGGGCGGAGGTGGATCTGGGCCGCATCGGGCGGAACCTGGGCCGCATCCGCGCCGCCGCCGGGGGGCGAGAGGTGTGGGCCGTGGTCAAGGCCAATGCCTACGGCCACGGAGCCGTCCATGTGGGGCGCGCCTTGGCCGCCGCCGGGACCCATGGATTGGCTGTGTCCAATCTGGAAGAAGGCCTTGAGCTACGCCAAGGCGGCATCGAATGTCCCATCCTCGTGCTGGGTGGATTGCGCCCCGAAGCCCTGCCCGCCGCCAGCGCCGAAGGCCTCAGCATCGCCGTGGTGGGCCCTGAGCACCTGCGCGACTACGCCCGAGCCCTGTCTTCCCATCCCGTGCGGTTGCACCTGAAGCTGGACACGGGCATGGGCCGCTTCGGCCTGCTGCCTTCGGAGTTGAGTGAGTGCCTGGAGGACCTGCGCCAGCTCTCGCCCTGGACGGACGGCGTCATGGGCCACTTCGCCACTGCCGACGATCCCGACCAAGGCTTCGCGTTGAGGCAACGGCGGGTCTTCGACGCCTGCTTGTCTCAGCTGTCCGATGCCGGCATCCATCCGCCCCAGCGCCATCATGGCAACAGCGACGCCTGCCTGCGCAATCTGCTGGACCGGGACACCCACATCCGGCCGGGCTTGGCCCTCTTCGGCCTCACCACGGTGCCCGAAGGCCGAGTCTTGGGTCTGGAGCCCGCCCTGGCCCTGGTGGCCGAAGTGGCCCGGGTGAAGACTGTCCCTGCAGGCACCACCGTGGGCTACGGCCGCACCTTTGTGGCCCCGCAGCCCATGCAGATCGCCACCCTGGCTTGCGGCTACGCGGATGGGTACCGCCGCGACCTGGGCAACCGGGCTGTCGTGGGTTTCAAAGGACGCACCTTCCCAGTGGTGGGTCGGGTGTCCATGGATTACCTCACCGTGGCGCTGCCCGGCGAGGTGCCGGTCACCCCAGGGGACCCCATGACCCTCTTCAGCGCGGATCCCTCCGAACCCCACAGCGTGGAAAGGCTGGCCCAGGCCTTGAACACCATCCCCTACGAACTGACCTGCGCCCTGCATCGACGCATCACTCGGCGTTATTTTTCCTAA
- the trxB gene encoding thioredoxin-disulfide reductase — MSHHKVVVIGTGPAGYTAALYTSRANLAPLVFEGAQPGGQLTITTEVENFPGFRKGIEGPALMDEMREQVLRFGTTIKSETVLKADLQSRPFKLTTDKGEYTADAVIIATGASAKWLGIGKDEQLSRTGGGVSACATCDGFFFRGKEIAVVGGGDTAVEEATFLTKFATKVHLIHRRDKLRASKAMQERAFKNEKIQPVWNKAVLDVITATHETPMGEKVEKIRALKLKDTVDGTESELPVEGLFVAIGHEPNTSLFKGQLPMDETGYLLVEKGSSRTAIEGVFACGDVQDHTYRQAITAAGSGCMAAIDAERWLAEKGLAE, encoded by the coding sequence GTGAGCCACCACAAAGTCGTCGTGATCGGTACCGGCCCCGCCGGCTACACCGCCGCCCTCTACACCTCGCGCGCCAACCTTGCCCCCCTGGTTTTTGAAGGCGCCCAGCCCGGCGGCCAGCTGACCATCACCACCGAGGTGGAGAACTTCCCAGGCTTCCGCAAGGGCATCGAAGGCCCGGCCCTCATGGACGAAATGCGCGAGCAAGTGCTGCGCTTCGGCACCACCATCAAATCCGAGACCGTGCTCAAGGCCGACCTCCAAAGCCGCCCCTTCAAACTCACCACCGACAAGGGCGAATACACCGCCGACGCCGTGATCATCGCCACCGGCGCCTCCGCCAAGTGGCTGGGCATCGGCAAGGATGAACAGCTCTCGCGCACCGGCGGCGGCGTCAGCGCCTGCGCCACCTGCGATGGCTTCTTCTTCCGCGGCAAGGAGATCGCCGTGGTGGGCGGCGGCGACACCGCCGTGGAAGAGGCCACCTTCCTCACCAAGTTCGCCACGAAGGTCCACCTCATCCACCGCCGGGACAAGCTGCGGGCCTCCAAGGCCATGCAGGAGCGGGCCTTCAAGAACGAGAAAATCCAGCCCGTGTGGAACAAGGCTGTGCTGGATGTCATTACCGCCACCCATGAGACCCCCATGGGGGAAAAGGTGGAGAAGATCCGCGCCCTGAAGCTCAAAGACACCGTGGACGGCACGGAATCCGAGCTTCCGGTAGAAGGCCTCTTCGTCGCCATCGGCCACGAGCCGAACACCAGCCTCTTCAAGGGCCAGCTGCCCATGGACGAGACCGGCTACCTGCTGGTGGAGAAGGGCTCCAGCCGCACCGCCATCGAAGGCGTCTTCGCCTGCGGCGACGTGCAGGATCACACCTACCGGCAGGCCATCACTGCCGCGGGCAGCGGCTGCATGGCGGCCATCGACGCCGAGCGCTGGCTGGCGGAGAAGGGCCTGGCCGAGTAG
- a CDS encoding diguanylate cyclase, whose amino-acid sequence MNLLVISQHVDLVERLRMAFEGAGHRILHANDPLEALAMDSWGETQVLLVDASGDPMDGYRLCRLLRTEARVLFRNLPIFLIHDHSVTDEDARSLHAAEADGYILAGYSIQQLLNHLGPVMAGGRSRDEGQHLPVLAVGLHASLAQRTRDLLQHYAMEVHTPPARNASEAQRVLKAPVLILGLSSGGVDGALALLAQLREQNRLPYTILLGQVKDEASQRRLILAGISDWVPLPLSGPRLIHACKRAIEWVHAKRIQTEYESAIHDLRERRAMLEIEAAALRNEVLTDPLTELLNRRAFDQNLEHAVRQWERHRRAFVLVLGDVDHFKLINDRFGHPVGDEVLRQMAARFHEALRKSDLAFRIGGEEFAVLLTETTLKGGAEVAHKLRKCIDEEPLHLPSGQTIFPTMSFGVCGPGPSSIEDLMAQVDKALYQAKNLGRNRVVVANEGEYPPRAR is encoded by the coding sequence ATGAACCTGCTGGTCATCTCCCAACATGTCGACCTTGTTGAGCGTCTGCGCATGGCGTTCGAGGGGGCGGGGCACCGCATTCTCCACGCCAACGATCCCCTGGAAGCCCTGGCCATGGATTCCTGGGGCGAGACCCAGGTGCTGCTGGTGGACGCCAGCGGCGATCCCATGGACGGCTACCGTCTCTGCCGCCTACTGCGTACCGAAGCCCGGGTGCTGTTCCGGAACTTGCCCATCTTCCTCATCCACGATCACTCGGTGACGGATGAAGACGCCCGATCCCTACACGCCGCCGAAGCCGATGGTTACATTCTGGCGGGCTACAGCATCCAGCAGCTGCTCAACCACCTGGGCCCCGTCATGGCCGGAGGCCGGTCCCGGGATGAGGGCCAGCACCTGCCTGTCCTGGCCGTGGGCCTCCACGCGAGCCTGGCCCAACGGACGCGGGACCTGCTGCAACACTACGCGATGGAGGTGCATACCCCGCCAGCTCGCAATGCCAGCGAGGCCCAGCGGGTGTTGAAGGCCCCCGTGCTGATCCTGGGGCTTTCCTCGGGGGGTGTGGACGGCGCCCTGGCCCTGCTGGCCCAGCTGCGGGAACAGAACCGCCTCCCCTATACGATCCTCCTCGGGCAAGTGAAGGATGAAGCTTCGCAGCGCCGCCTCATCCTCGCGGGCATCTCCGATTGGGTGCCCCTGCCCCTTTCCGGCCCGCGCCTGATCCACGCCTGCAAACGCGCCATCGAGTGGGTGCACGCCAAGCGCATCCAGACCGAATACGAATCCGCCATCCACGACCTGCGGGAACGTCGCGCCATGCTGGAGATCGAGGCGGCGGCCCTGCGCAACGAAGTGCTCACGGATCCTCTGACGGAGCTGCTCAACCGGCGGGCCTTCGACCAGAACCTGGAGCACGCGGTGCGGCAGTGGGAGCGCCACCGACGGGCCTTCGTCCTGGTGCTGGGCGATGTGGACCATTTCAAGCTCATCAACGACCGCTTCGGCCATCCCGTGGGCGACGAGGTGCTTCGCCAGATGGCCGCCCGCTTCCATGAAGCGCTGCGCAAATCCGACTTGGCCTTTCGCATCGGCGGCGAGGAATTCGCCGTGCTGCTGACGGAAACCACGCTCAAGGGCGGGGCTGAGGTGGCCCACAAGCTGCGGAAATGCATCGACGAAGAGCCCCTCCACCTTCCCTCGGGACAGACGATCTTCCCCACCATGAGCTTCGGAGTCTGCGGACCGGGGCCCTCCAGCATCGAGGACCTCATGGCCCAGGTGGACAAGGCCCTGTACCAAGCCAAGAACCTGGGCCGGAACCGGGTGGTGGTCGCCAACGAAGGCGAGTACCCGCCTCGGGCCCGGTAG
- a CDS encoding ZIP family metal transporter, translating to MSLYWLAPLASLATLLGGWGVVRFLQGRAQFMRLLSGVAAGYLLSVTLVRVIPECLEAKGGETNALWVLGGYLLVHVMEHGITLHFHYGEETHTDGSPLSGVLALVGLSLHSLMDGVAIAAALATHSNLGPLVLLGILFHRIPEGGTIASIFLVRGFGNRGALMAAGTLALAALLGSAGQSLLSLPTGPILGLTAGLALYVASSDLLPEVQKVSGFRSTIALLSGVGIFLISARLLPHHH from the coding sequence ATGTCCCTCTACTGGCTGGCACCGCTTGCGTCCCTGGCCACCCTCCTGGGTGGCTGGGGCGTGGTGCGTTTTCTTCAGGGCCGCGCGCAGTTCATGCGCCTGCTTTCGGGCGTGGCGGCAGGCTACCTGCTGTCGGTCACCCTGGTCCGCGTCATCCCTGAATGCCTGGAAGCCAAGGGCGGCGAGACCAACGCCCTCTGGGTGCTGGGGGGCTACCTGCTGGTGCATGTCATGGAACACGGCATCACCCTGCATTTCCACTACGGTGAGGAAACCCACACCGATGGCTCTCCCCTCAGTGGCGTGCTGGCGCTGGTGGGCCTGTCGTTGCACAGCCTCATGGATGGCGTGGCCATTGCCGCCGCGCTGGCCACGCACAGCAACCTGGGGCCATTGGTGCTGCTGGGCATCCTCTTCCACCGCATCCCGGAAGGCGGCACCATCGCCTCGATCTTTCTGGTGCGGGGCTTCGGCAACCGCGGCGCGCTCATGGCCGCTGGCACCCTCGCCCTGGCGGCCCTGCTGGGTTCGGCTGGGCAATCCCTGCTGAGCCTTCCCACGGGCCCGATCCTGGGCCTCACCGCTGGTCTGGCGCTGTACGTGGCCAGCTCCGATCTGCTGCCCGAAGTGCAGAAGGTGTCAGGGTTCCGCAGCACCATTGCCCTGCTGTCCGGTGTGGGGATCTTCCTGATCAGTGCGCGGCTGCTGCCGCACCATCACTGA